From one Streptomyces sp. N50 genomic stretch:
- a CDS encoding zinc-dependent metalloprotease encodes MSDTPFGFGLPPEEPDDGDEGKKKDQESGGGQGPANPFGFGGLPGAGGFGGPGADNPLAAMFGSLNPNDLGAAFQQLGQMLSYEGGPVNWDMAKQIARQTVSQGTQDGVKDASIGPADRSAVEEAVRLADLWLDDATSLPSGAGTAVAWSRAEWVEATLPAWKELVDPVAERVGAAMGDVLPEEMQAMAGPLIGMMRSMGGAMFGTQIGQAVGVLAGEVVGSTDIGLPLGPVGKAALLPLNITAFGKDLGVPQEEVRLYLALREAAHQRLFAHVPWLRSHLYGAVDGYARGIKVDTAKLEDVVGQFDPANPEQLQDALQQGMFQPEDTPEQKAALARLETALALVEGWVDAVVHAAAKPRLTSADALRETLRRRRATGGPAEQTFATLIGLELRPRRLRDASRLWASLTDARGVDGRDGLWAHPDMLPTASDLDDPDGFVHREQMDFSELDKMLGEAASGTAEKPNLTKDEDSKDDDTE; translated from the coding sequence GTGAGTGACACCCCATTCGGATTCGGCCTTCCGCCGGAGGAGCCGGACGACGGCGACGAGGGCAAGAAGAAGGACCAGGAGAGCGGTGGTGGTCAGGGACCGGCCAACCCGTTCGGATTTGGCGGCCTGCCAGGTGCCGGGGGCTTTGGCGGCCCCGGCGCGGACAATCCGCTCGCAGCCATGTTCGGCTCGCTGAACCCCAACGACCTGGGCGCCGCGTTCCAGCAGCTGGGCCAGATGCTCTCGTACGAGGGCGGCCCGGTGAACTGGGACATGGCCAAGCAGATCGCCCGCCAGACGGTCTCCCAGGGCACGCAGGACGGCGTCAAGGACGCGAGCATCGGCCCCGCCGACCGCAGCGCGGTCGAGGAGGCCGTGCGGCTGGCGGACCTGTGGCTGGACGACGCGACCTCGCTGCCGTCCGGCGCCGGCACCGCCGTGGCGTGGTCCCGCGCGGAGTGGGTCGAGGCGACCCTTCCGGCCTGGAAGGAGCTCGTGGACCCGGTCGCCGAGCGCGTCGGCGCGGCCATGGGCGACGTCCTGCCGGAGGAGATGCAGGCCATGGCGGGCCCGCTGATCGGCATGATGCGCTCCATGGGCGGCGCCATGTTCGGCACGCAGATCGGGCAGGCCGTGGGCGTGCTCGCGGGCGAGGTCGTCGGCTCGACCGACATCGGCCTGCCGCTCGGCCCGGTCGGCAAGGCCGCGCTGCTGCCGCTGAACATCACGGCGTTCGGCAAGGACCTGGGCGTCCCCCAGGAGGAGGTGCGGCTCTATCTCGCCCTGCGCGAGGCGGCCCACCAGCGCCTGTTCGCGCACGTGCCGTGGCTGCGCTCGCACCTGTACGGCGCGGTCGACGGGTACGCGCGCGGGATCAAGGTCGACACCGCCAAGCTGGAGGACGTGGTCGGCCAGTTCGACCCGGCGAATCCGGAGCAGCTGCAGGACGCGCTCCAGCAGGGCATGTTCCAGCCGGAGGACACCCCGGAGCAGAAGGCCGCCCTGGCCCGTCTGGAGACGGCTCTGGCGCTCGTCGAGGGCTGGGTGGACGCGGTGGTCCACGCGGCCGCGAAGCCGCGTCTGACGTCCGCCGACGCGCTGCGCGAGACCCTGCGCCGCCGCCGCGCGACGGGTGGTCCCGCCGAGCAGACGTTCGCCACGCTGATCGGCCTTGAGCTGCGCCCGCGCCGGCTGCGCGACGCCTCCCGTCTGTGGGCCTCGCTCACCGACGCGCGCGGTGTCGACGGCCGGGACGGCCTGTGGGCCCACCCGGACATGCTGCCCACGGCCTCCGACCTGGACGACCCGGACGGCTTCGTGCACCGCGAGCAGATGGACTTCTCCGAGCTGGACAAGATGCTCGGCGAGGCGGCGAGCGGCACCGCGGAGAAGCCGAACCTCACGAAGGACGAGGACTCCAAGGACGACGACACCGAGTGA
- a CDS encoding SDR family oxidoreductase gives MSSPDPQVRAARNHSTSPAVRGPVVAVTGAASGVGALLTERLAASEEIKQVIAIDERRGECAAAQWHILDVRDPAIAEKLRGADVVVHLALDLDLETDPAARSAYNVRGTQTVLTAAAAAGVHRVVLCTSAMVYGALPDNELPLSEDAELRATAEATGVGDLLEVERLARRAPRAHPGLNVTVVRPGVLVGGTDTALTRYFESPRLLVVAGSRPAWQFCHVEDLCSALEYAVLEKVEGELAVGCDGWLEQEEVEELSGIRRMELPSAVALGAAARLHRIGLTPSPAGDLAYTMYPWVVSGSRLHDAGWRPQWTNEEVLAELLEEVSGRHTVVGRRLGRKDATAAGAAGATVALLGAAAVVRRARKARRRI, from the coding sequence GTGAGTTCCCCAGATCCGCAGGTTCGCGCAGCGCGAAACCACTCAACCAGTCCCGCCGTGCGCGGGCCCGTCGTCGCGGTCACCGGCGCCGCGTCCGGGGTCGGGGCGCTGCTGACCGAGCGGCTCGCCGCCTCCGAGGAGATCAAGCAGGTCATCGCCATCGACGAGCGGCGTGGCGAGTGCGCGGCGGCGCAGTGGCACATCCTCGACGTACGGGATCCGGCCATCGCGGAGAAGCTGCGCGGCGCGGACGTCGTCGTCCATCTGGCGCTCGATCTCGACCTGGAGACCGACCCGGCCGCCCGTTCGGCGTACAACGTGCGAGGGACGCAGACCGTACTCACCGCCGCGGCCGCGGCCGGGGTCCACCGGGTCGTGCTGTGCACCTCGGCGATGGTCTACGGAGCGCTGCCCGACAACGAACTGCCGCTCTCGGAGGACGCCGAACTGCGCGCCACAGCCGAGGCCACCGGCGTCGGCGACCTCCTGGAGGTCGAGCGCCTCGCACGGCGCGCGCCCCGGGCGCATCCCGGGCTCAATGTCACCGTCGTCCGCCCCGGAGTGCTCGTCGGCGGCACCGACACCGCGCTGACCAGGTACTTCGAGTCGCCCCGGCTGCTGGTGGTGGCCGGGTCGCGGCCCGCCTGGCAGTTCTGCCACGTCGAGGACCTGTGCAGCGCCCTGGAGTACGCCGTCCTGGAGAAGGTCGAGGGCGAGCTGGCCGTCGGCTGCGACGGGTGGCTGGAGCAGGAGGAGGTCGAGGAGCTCAGCGGGATCCGCCGCATGGAGCTGCCCTCCGCGGTCGCGCTCGGCGCGGCGGCCCGGCTGCACCGCATCGGGCTCACCCCGTCCCCGGCGGGTGACCTGGCGTACACGATGTACCCCTGGGTGGTGAGCGGGAGCCGGCTGCACGACGCGGGCTGGCGGCCGCAGTGGACCAACGAGGAAGTGCTCGCGGAACTGCTGGAGGAGGTCTCCGGGCGGCACACGGTCGTCGGACGACGGCTCGGCCGCAAGGACGCGACGGCGGCCGGTGCCGCGGGCGCGACGGTCGCGCTGCTGGGCGCGGCGGCGGTCGTACGACGGGCACGGAAGGCGCGGCGGCGGATCTGA
- a CDS encoding molybdenum cofactor biosynthesis protein MoaE encodes MAPTIDHPGEQAAQDPIKLIGIRETPLSVDEVFRAVGDDAAGGMALFVGTVRNHDGGADVDELGYSAHPSAEDEMRRVAEKVVAEYPVRALAAVHRVGDLGIGDLAVVVGVSCPHRGEAFEACRKLIDDLKHEVPIWKHQKFSDGTEEWVGAC; translated from the coding sequence ATGGCACCCACGATCGACCATCCCGGTGAGCAGGCCGCGCAGGATCCCATCAAGCTGATCGGGATCCGGGAGACGCCGCTCTCCGTGGACGAGGTCTTCCGGGCCGTCGGGGACGACGCCGCCGGTGGGATGGCCCTCTTCGTAGGGACCGTGCGCAATCACGACGGCGGGGCCGACGTCGACGAACTGGGGTACTCGGCCCACCCCAGTGCCGAGGACGAGATGCGGCGCGTCGCCGAGAAGGTCGTCGCGGAGTACCCGGTACGGGCGCTGGCCGCCGTCCACCGTGTGGGGGATCTCGGCATCGGGGACCTCGCGGTCGTCGTCGGCGTGTCGTGTCCGCACCGGGGCGAGGCCTTCGAGGCCTGCCGGAAGCTGATCGACGACCTCAAGCACGAGGTGCCGATCTGGAAGCACCAGAAGTTCTCCGACGGCACCGAGGAGTGGGTCGGCGCCTGTTGA
- a CDS encoding PDZ domain-containing protein, translated as MPRRTATMLASTLMLIALLCAGVLINVPYAEMSPGPTVNTLGDHDGEPVLQINGRKTYPTTGHLNMTTVRVTSADYNMNLIEAVYGWLAHDDKIVPHDTLYPDGKTEQQSTQENAEEFSQSQESAKVAALEQLGVPVKSWVIVSTVVKGTPAEGKLHAGDVIKAVDGTAVKQPDDVAKLVTKHKPGENVVFTIVPAKEQAAAVKANKTATATKNITITTATSDDTGTKRAIVGISAGTDHTFPFTIDIKLADVGGPSAGLMFALGIYDKLTPGDLTGGKFIAGTGTIDDTGKVGPIGGISMKTVGARSKGAQYFLTPADNCAEAAKDTPSGLRLVKVNTIKDAISDLKLINSGKTDDLPKCSTKS; from the coding sequence ATGCCACGCCGCACCGCGACGATGCTCGCCTCCACCCTGATGCTGATCGCGCTCCTGTGCGCGGGAGTCCTCATCAACGTCCCGTACGCGGAGATGTCGCCGGGCCCGACGGTGAACACGCTCGGGGACCACGACGGCGAGCCGGTACTGCAGATCAACGGGCGCAAGACCTACCCGACGACCGGTCACCTGAACATGACGACGGTCCGGGTCACCAGCGCCGACTACAACATGAACCTCATCGAGGCCGTGTACGGCTGGCTCGCTCACGACGACAAGATCGTCCCGCACGACACGCTGTACCCGGACGGCAAGACGGAGCAGCAGTCCACCCAGGAGAACGCCGAGGAGTTCAGCCAGTCCCAGGAGAGCGCCAAGGTCGCCGCCCTGGAGCAGCTGGGCGTCCCGGTGAAGTCCTGGGTGATCGTCTCGACGGTCGTCAAGGGCACCCCGGCCGAGGGCAAGCTGCACGCCGGTGACGTCATCAAGGCAGTCGACGGTACGGCGGTGAAGCAGCCCGACGACGTCGCCAAGCTGGTCACCAAGCACAAGCCGGGCGAGAACGTCGTGTTCACGATCGTGCCCGCCAAGGAGCAGGCCGCCGCGGTGAAGGCGAACAAGACGGCGACCGCGACGAAGAACATCACGATCACCACCGCGACCTCCGACGACACCGGCACGAAGCGCGCCATCGTCGGTATCTCCGCCGGAACCGATCACACGTTCCCGTTCACCATCGACATCAAGCTCGCCGACGTCGGCGGCCCGAGCGCCGGTCTGATGTTCGCGCTCGGCATCTACGACAAGCTCACCCCGGGCGACCTCACCGGAGGCAAGTTCATCGCCGGCACCGGCACGATCGACGACACCGGCAAGGTCGGCCCGATCGGCGGCATCTCGATGAAGACGGTCGGCGCGCGCAGCAAGGGCGCCCAGTACTTCCTGACGCCCGCCGACAACTGCGCCGAAGCCGCCAAGGACACCCCCAGTGGCCTCAGGCTCGTCAAGGTCAACACCATCAAGGACGCGATCAGCGACCTCAAGCTGATCAACAGCGGCAAGACCGACGACCTGCCGAAGTGCAGCACCAAGAGCTGA